In Phaeodactylum tricornutum CCAP 1055/1 chromosome 10, whole genome shotgun sequence, a single genomic region encodes these proteins:
- a CDS encoding predicted protein, which produces MSEMSITTALLGFVPGAVGGVCNVFVGHPIDLIKVRQQIGTATASTASTTAPSRQSSMMPIRNGVGTLGMLRSIAHAEGLAGLYAGVTAPRLAVVPAFAITFSSYEAAKAWQLRRRATFQSSPQAVLTLKESAIAGGCSGVPLALVIGPLERIKCLMQIDKSQYSTFSSSLQSVYRDGGLRSVFRGTGLTILRDVPGNAAYFAGYESTQRTLRLSEPSLPDVLVTLLAGGMAGVANWIVAIPMDVIKSRWQTAPTTRYRNYQHVLQDLLAREGPAALFKGLGPALLRAFPANAACLLGVETVKTLLS; this is translated from the exons ATGAGCGAGA TGTCAATTACCACTGCACTCTTGGGTTTTGTCCCGGGTGCGGTAGGAG GCGTCTGCAACGTCTTTGTTGGACATCCTATAGATCTCATTAAAGTTCGTCAACAAATCGGCACCGCGACGGCGTCCACTGCTTCTACTACTGCTCCGTCTAGACAGTCGTCGATGATGCCTATCCGTAACGGTGTCGGCACGCTGGGTATGTTGCGCTCGATTGCCCATGCGGAAGGACTTGCTGGCCTGTACGCCGGTGTCACTGCCCCACGACTCGCGGTCGTACCCGCCTTTGCCATAACCTTTTCCAGCTACGAAGCTGCGAAAGCCTGGCAATTGCGGCGCCGCGCAACATTCCAATCATCCCCCCAAGCCGTTTTGACACTCAAAGAAAGCGCTATTGCTGGCGGCTGCTCTGGAGTACCGCTCGCTCTCGTAATTGGCCCCTTGGAACGGATCAAATGTCTCATGCAGATTGACAAATCGCAATATTCAACATTCTCCTCCAGTCTACAGTCGGTCTATCGAGATGGCGGTTTACGGTCTGTCTTTCGCGGCACAGGCTTGACCATTCTCCGTGATGTACCCGGGAACGCTGCTTATTTTGCTGGATACGAGTCCACGCAGCGCACTCTACGATTAAGTGAGCCGTCCCTACCGGACGTTCTCGTCACGCTTTTGGCCGGCGGCATGGCCGGAGTCGCCAACTGGATTGTCGCCATTCCTATGGACGTTATCAAGTCACGATGGCAGACGGCCCCGACAACGCGATACCGGAATTATCAGCATGTGTTGCAGGATCTCCTTGCCCGAGAAGGCCCAGCTGCCCTCTTCAAGGGACTCGGGCCTGCACTCCTACGGGCGTTCCCAGCCAACGCGGCCTGCTTACTTGGCGTCGAAACCGTCAAGACGCTGCTGTCGTAA
- a CDS encoding predicted protein: MGRGLTVQCKRWILRSVALIFAAFYVSTIRRLHINLLQPEAASGIDGSLTARTSTSTKEAFYRLQSLHAQSPQAFILDDTKAHTSKELDARLLRDPKLYVRPSPSYKIDFDDLWETSHASNTFPPWMKEYFRWHKQTRQGLNPQNWKTTRYLLVTCPTHSRKCGGLADRLAHLPFCVRLAAQTHRLLLYQWGRPAALEQYLQPPSHGMDWRVPPWLDRAFREDGNNDLVPQATVQDSVLGIALDTENVTIANIRFQSHDHGMEYYNQFRQRNETDFVHVFHDLWQTVFTPAPRVAAKLQKFWQTHQLAPYTYPSAHLRALYAIDARPSPLIRKWARNAVECLAQFGVDSVYFASDSSVAINSAVRFGRERRFNVTIVNTAPEGERATPALHIDKTNDWQHLPAAAFDPTFVDLYALSSSSCVGISMGGYGRLASWISPNVSCSFVHHTAAGVVPCPLRKEKNALPTLARPSPWLLPPVSESNEPHRSALNATVFATDILEGTYPFPRRLQDMTGDLWQHSTILPTWMKTYFSWHREQRKLLQRHNWQNFRFLVMVCLEKIEKCGGTSDRLRSIPFMIRVAAQTDRILLIYWEQPFPLEFFLLPPVGGMDWRTPQWLRPILRQGSVGESSVRKVVKAANNRRRVIVTAKLQAHDHGSQYYNNEVTESAEALDALRQHYHDTWYTVFTPIPIIARRVEDDLESMRLVPGKFAVAHVRANYGIEQVGREPELVFNWTKNSINCLSNLNVSGPIFVASDNSYAKQVAVDYGKEQHIRVVSRLDDEKGTPLHLDLANWEIRDPSEYYDVFVDLYLMSMGRCMTYNMGGYGKWGQLISGRNLTCSVRHWTKGVGKFTADKDGCVWTGMSAEEEVSEYRLQRPLFLPPVKNELEGGNHIYLD, from the coding sequence ATGGGTCGAGGGCTGACTGTACAGTGCAAACGATGGATCTTGCGGTCCGTAGCACTCATCTTTGCGGCGTTTTACGTCTCGACGATTCGCCGTTTGCACATCAATCTACTCCAGCCCGAGGCTGCTTCCGGTATAGATGGTAGCCTGACTGCGCGCACTTCCACCAGTACTAAGGAAGCTTTTTACCGACTGCAAAGCCTCCACGCCCAATCGCCACAAGCATTTATTCTGGATGACACAAAAGCCCACACGTCGAAGGAGTTAGACGCTCGCCTTCTCAGGGACCCCAAGCTCTACGTGCGCCCCTCTCCTTCCTACAAAATCGACTTTGACGATCTATGGGAAACATCACACGCGTCCAACACGTTCCCACCCTGGATGAAGGAATATTTTCGTTGGCATAAACAAACCCGCCAAGGGCTCAACCCTCAAAATTGGAAGACGACTCGGTACCTATTGGTCACTTGCCCCACACACTCACGGAAATGCGGAGGTCTTGCCGATCGTTTGGCCCACCTTCCTTTTTGTGTTCGCCTGGCGGCGCAGACACACCGCTTGCTCTTGTACCAATGGGGACGACCAGCGGCGCTGGAACAGTACCTACAACCACCTTCTCACGGCATGGATTGGCGCGTGCCGCCTTGGCTAGATCGGGCCTTTCGAGAAGATGGTAACAACGATCTCGTACCGCAGGCAACCGTCCAAGATAGCGTTCTGGGAATAGCGCTTGACACGGAAAACGTAACCATCGCCAACATTCGATTCCAGTCGCACGATCACGGGATGGAATACTACAATCAGTTTCGGCAACGAAACGAGACGGACTTTGTTCACGTTTTTCACGATCTTTGGCAGACAGTCTTTACCCCCGCACCTCGGGTTGCCGCCAAGCTTCAGAAGTTTTGGCAAACCCACCAACTGGCTCCGTACACCTACCCATCGGCACACTTGCGGGCGCTGTACGCTATCGATGCACGACCCTCACCACTCATTCGGAAGTGGGCCCGCAACGCCGTCGAGTGCTTGGCACAGTTTGGTGTGGATAGTGTGTATTTCGCGTCCGATTCTAGCGTAGCTATCAACTCGGCTGTCCGATTCGGGAGGGAGCGGCGTTTCAATGTTACGATTGTGAATACCGCACCGGAAGGAGAACGGGCCACGCCCGCCTTGCACATCGATAAGACAAACGATTGGCAACACCTTCCAGCGGCCGCTTTCGATCCCACATTTGTTGACTTGTACGCCTTGTCCTCATCGTCATGCGTCGGAATCAGCATGGGCGGGTACGGTCGATTGGCATCCTGGATCAGTCCCAATGTATCATGTTCCTTTGTCCATCATACGGCCGCTGGGGTCGTTCCCTGCCCGCtgcgaaaagaaaaaaatgcACTCCCAACCCTTGCACGGCCGAGcccttggcttcttccaccCGTGTCGGAGAGCAACGAGCCCCACAGGTCTGCACTGAATGCCACAGTCTTTGCAACAGATATATTGGAGGGAACGTATCCCTTTCCACGGCGGCTGCAGGACATGACCGGAGACTTGTGGCAACATTCGACGATTCTACCAACTTGGATGAAAACATACTTTTCTTGGCACCGAGAACAAAGAAAACTGCTTCAACGCCACAACTGGCAAAATTTTCGCTTTCTGGTCATGGTCTGTCtggaaaaaattgaaaaatgCGGGGGCACGTCCGATCGGCTACGGTCGATACCGTTCATGATCCGTGTCGCGGCACAAACGGACCGAATTTTGCTCATTTATTGGGAGCAACCCTTTCCCCTCGAGTTCTTCTTGTTACCACCCGTTGGTGGAATGGATTGGCGGACGCCTCAGTGGCTGCGGCCAATTCTCCGTCAAGGTTCAGTAGGCGAGTCATCAGTCAGGAAGGTTGTTAAGGCCGCCAACAATAGAAGGCGAGTCATTGTGACAGCTAAATTGCAAGCACACGATCATGGCAGCCAGTACTACAACAATGAGGTAACCGAGTCGGCTGAGGCACTGGATGCCCTGCGACAACATTACCACGATACCTGGTATACCGTTTTTACTCCGATCCCAATCATTGCTAGACGAGTGGAGGATGATCTAGAGAGTATGCGCCTCGTCCCTGGGAAGTTTGCGGTTGCACATGTGCGTGCCAATTACGGAATCGAGCAGGTCGGGCGTGAGCCGGAACTCGTATTCAACTGGACGAAGAACTCGATAAATTGTCTGTCCAATCTCAACGTGAGTGGTCCCATATTTGTTGCCTCTGACAATTCCTACGCCAAGCAAGTGGCCGTTGACTACGGTAAAGAGCAACACATAAGAGTTGTTTCCCGCCTAGACGATGAGAAGGGAACACCACTCCATTTAGACTTGGCGAACTGGGAAATTCGAGATCCGTCGGAATACTATGATGTGTTTGTCGACTTGTATCTTATGTCTATGGGGCGGTGCATGACCTATAATATGGGAGGGTACGGCAAGTGGGGACAACTTATCTCGGGCCGGAACTTGACCTGCAGTGTCCGACATTGGACCAAGGGAGTGGGGAAGTTCACTGCCGATAAGGATGGTTGCGTTTGGACCGGGATGTCCGCAGAGGAAGAAGTCAGCGAATACAGGTTGCAGCGTCCTCTTTTCCTCCCTCCCGTGAAAAATGAATTAGAAGGAGGCAACCACATATACCTTGATTGA
- a CDS encoding predicted protein: MSGSRGSVGSRHEQPPQVSIAALLKKTEHYDKDERYMATSDLCEVLKRCSSGSVASSANSSPASISTNYRNNSNSTANHHNLPTGGLDATTERQICTAVLRLLHDKSNDVQAIAVKTLGVLLTTVQQEQVLEIAESLTDQVLDVSKSELRDVYAIGLRTLVKTIPTSMGHRVSQRLVGRLLDGIRVGSQNSHNPNQANINANTNATGSDGDEIVLACLDVLTDLLTRFGHSSVSVTRQHEPILQMCLACLGSPSPVIRKRTGTAMGCLSVVLSDALLTRMVEALLSQIGRAGGLGKEGRRKTRSALQGTTEKPTGSAITAATNDSSASSEPVGDTRALIRTMCTVSGAVGHRLGQAQIDRILPIFLRFTDPDDAVTGDDDQDEDADSEELHSGTLAGDDEATTSLANELRESCFMGFESFVLRCPKEVEPHLTSIIQAALAYMSYDPNYSYGEDDDGDDDKSAVMDDSGDEELEEEEEDEYEEDDDMEDDDDDESWKVRRSAIRALRAVVEAKSHDPSSLWTVSYQVRRSKSTVVAATLVGRFKEREENCRVGVIGCFTRLLQVTISAAQAGVVALTTDPESSVMQDGNAPFVIDLRSTYVPKVVKTCEIILAVKKGNERSKSCALTLLATLCKAPGGVGGSQPIASVFRHIQALLAASSDTALHRESASKALRLDALSLVYAMLSSHTHNPIHVRQSLRSLLLPELSQAVQEQWYKVIAEALRALAAVPRFYVLGYTESDDAVARQKETKEVAGILYTAVEPLLAAHDVDQEIKECALKACASLLSSLYASLSTDQTVRLLSLLLERLSNETTRIAAIKALSSIAASANELVRVDLSPIFANSVTTMSSFLRMQSRSTKQSALEAMDIVISNHGAQTDYEDGIMYSTVLQEVAPLIADSDLHLSHLAMRVTVSILQVCPAAGPAVKAHVLAEALLLSRSALLQDLALDSLLALLRQMVVSDAVLFDELLFLLRQRLDETIGKHGIYNLAKCIATITSITSFENARKVLSETFASLEGVSTPSEVSLLRQMQLSLLVTGDLGRMMQTTSIAGVTDRLKTVYLGYFESPSEDLKNAAAYALGNASVGSPAVFLPTIVSKLDEENKKQQYLLLSALREFIQCSSRQSSVEGVVDGLNIILPPLERHCSDEEEGVRTMVAECMGSLTVLQPVGMLKKLDDMTCQYSDIKAPDGVVANDDSRSQINARACWTVATSVKLAVAGKVDASELSKYMPSFLKQLLGQEELHVRLAALLMVYSTVYHMPQLVAGLFKDPITPALYDISSLKKQRKVDLGPFTHTVDDALPLRKAALSIFASSLEKLPGIVDVAAFMPVLAKALGDAEDIQLHAHQIVISMCARHPKYIVHAVDTFVEPLEKTMNKKAGQKTGTELERLNDWIKSSIRVMLAISKLEGAMSSSKFADFVERMKGSAKHTHTIEALENETKEL, from the coding sequence ATGTCGGGAAGCCGCGGATCCGTCGGCAGTCGCCACGAGCAGCCCCCACAAGTGAGTATTGCTGCccttttgaaaaagaccgaGCACTACGACAAAGATGAACGCTACATGGCGACGTCGGATTTGTGTGAAGTCCTCAAGCGTTGCAGCAGTGGGAGTGTAGCTTCCAGTGCCAACAGCAGCCCCGCGAGCATCAGCACCAACTACCgtaacaacagcaacagcaccGCCAATCACCACAATCTCCCCACGGGGGGACTGGACGCCACTACGGAACGACAAATATGCACAGCGGTGCTGCGGTTGTTGCACGACAAGTCCAACGATGTACAGGCGATTGCCGTCAAGACCCTCGGTGTCCTCCTCACAACGGTGCAACAGGAGCAAGTCTTGGAAATTGCCGAATCCTTGACGGATCAAGTCCTGGACGTGAGCAAATCGGAATTACGGGATGTGTACGCCATTGGTCTGCGGACTCTCGTCAAAACTATTCCCACCAGTATGGGCCATCGCGTTTCGCAGCGACTCGTGGGACGATTGTTGGATGGGATTCGGGTTGGAAGTCAAAACTCCCATAACCCCAACCAAGCCAATATAAACGCCAATACCAACGCAACAGGatccgacggcgacgaaatAGTTCTGGCGTGTCTCGATGTGCTCACGGACTTGCTCACGCGTTTTGGACATTCCTCCGTATCGGTCACCCGCCAGCACGAACCCATCCTACAAATGTGCTTGGCGTGTCTCGGCTCGCCATCTCCCGTTATCCGCAAGCGAACCGGTACCGCAATGGGGTGTCTGTCAGTGGTACTCTCCGATGCCCTCCTCACGCGCATGGTCGAGGCTTTGTTGAGTCAGATTGGACGCGCCGGTGGTCTCGGGAAGGAAGGTCGTCGCAAAACACGTTCGGCGCTTCAAGGAACAACCGAAAAACCGACCGGCAGTGCAATCACCGCAGCCACCAACGACAGTAGTGCGTCGAGCGAACCAGTTGGGGATACCCGTGCCTTAATTCGCACCATGTGTACCGTTTCGGGTGCCGTCGGACACCGACTCGGACAGGCCCAAATCGATCGGATTCTGCCCATTTTCCTGCGCTTTACCGATCCCGACGACGCTGTTACCGGTGACGACGATCAAGATGAGGACGCAGACAGCGAAGAGCTTCACTCAGGCACTCTCGCAGGTGATGACGAGGCTACCACGTCCTTGGCGAATGAGTTGCGTGAATCCTGTTTCATGGGCTTTGAATCGTTCGTGTTGCGCTGTCCAAAGGAAGTGGAACCGCACTTGACGTCGATCATTCAAGCAGCCCTTGCCTACATGAGTTACGACCCAAATTATTCGTACggcgaagatgatgatggcgacgacgacaaatcTGCAGTCATGGATGATTCTGGTGACGAGGAGctggaggaggaagaagaggacgagtacgaagaagatgatgatatggaggacgacgatgatgatgaatcTTGGAAAGTCCGTCGATCGGCAATCCGAGCTCTCAGAGCTGTCGTCGAAGCAAAATCGCACGATCCCTCCTCACTTTGGACCGTTTCCTACCAAGTTCGTCGAAGCAAATCTACAGTGGTGGCTGCCACTCTCGTGGGACGCTTTAAGGAACGTGAAGAGAATTGTCGCGTAGGAGTGATTGGTTGCTTTACCCGCCTTTTACAGGTGACGATATCCGCTGCTCAAGCCGGTGTCGTTGCGTTGACCACCGATCCTGAAAGCTCGGTTATGCAGGACGGCAACGCCCCTTTTGTGATCGACTTGCGCAGCACTTACGTACCCAAAGTCGTGAAGACTTGCGAGATAATTCTGGCCGTCAAAAAGGGTAACGAGCGGTCCAAGTCATGTGCGTTAACCTTGTTGGCGACACTCTGTAAGGCCCCCGGAGGAGTTGGAGGTTCACAGCCAATCGCTTCGGTCTTTCGGCACATTCAAGCACTCTTAGCAGCCTCTTCTGATACGGCCCTACACCGGGAGAGTGCCAGTAAGGCGTTACGCTTGGATGCTCTCTCGCTGGTGTATGCCATGTTGTCatctcacacacacaatccgATTCATGTTCGACAAAGCTTGCGTAGCTTGCTCCTGCCTGAATTGAGTCAAGCCGTTCAGGAACAATGGTACAAGGTAATTGCCGAGGCCTTACGAGCTTTAGCAGCGGTACCCCGATTCTACGTCTTGGGGTACACTGAATCGGACGACGCGGTTGCGCGCCAGAAAGAAACCAAAGAGGTAGCAGGTATTCTATACACTGCCGTGGAACCATTGTTGGCGGCTCACGATGTCGATCAAGAAATCAAGGAATGCGCCTTGAAAGCCTGTGCTTCGCTCTTGTCTTCCTTATATGCGAGTCTCTCAACGGATCAAACAGTCCGACtcctttctcttttgctGGAACGCCTCAGTAACGAAACGACCAGAATCGCTGCCATCAAGGCACTGTCTTCCATTGCCGCGTCGGCTAACGAACTCGTTCGTGTCGATTTGTCACCGATTTTTGCCAATTCTGTCACAACTATGtccagctttcttcgaaTGCAATCTCGGTCGACCAAACAAAGTGCTTTGGAAGCTATGGATATCGTCATTTCGAATCACGGAGCGCAGACAGACTACGAGGACGGCATTATGTATTCGACAGTACTCCAAGAGGTGGCTCCCTTGATAGCAGATAGTGACTTGCATTTGAGTCACTTGGCGATGCGGGTCACGGTGTCAATCTTGCAAGTCTGCCCTGCTGCCGGACCAGCTGTCAAGGCACACGTCTTAGCAGAAGCGTTGTTGCTTTCGAGGTCGGCTCTGTTGCAAGACTTAGCTTTGGATTCCTTGCTCGCTTTGCTTCGTCAAATGGTAGTTAGCGATGCCGTCTTGTTCGACGAActgctgtttttgttgcgCCAGCGCTTGGATGAGACCATTGGAAAGCACGGGATCTACAATTTGGCCAAGTGCATCGCTACCATTACATCTATCACATCCTTTGAGAATGCGCGAAAGGTGTTGTCGGAAACATTTGCATCGCTAGAAGGAGTTAGTACTCCTTCTGAAGTATCGTTGCTGCGTCAAATGCAGCTTTCATTGCTTGTGACGGGTGATTTAGGTCGTATGATGCAGACAACTTCGATTGCCGGAGTCACTGATCGGCTCAAGACGGTCTATCTCGGATATTTTGAGTCACCTTCAGAGGATTTAAAGAATGCGGCAGCTTACGCTTTGGGCAACGCTTCGGTAGGATCACCGGCTGTCTTTCTGCCCACGATTGTCAGCAAGCtggacgaagaaaacaagaAGCAACAGTATTTGCTACTTTCGGCCCTTCGTGAATTTATCCAATGTAGCTCGCGTCAGTCCAGCGTGGAAGGAGTTGTGGACGGGCTGAACATTATCTTGCCTCCGTTGGAAAGGCACTgttccgacgaagaagagggCGTACGGACGATGGTGGCCGAATGTATGGGGTCGCTAACTGTTCTTCAGCCAGTGGGTATGCTGAAAAAGCTGGATGATATGACTTGTCAATACTCCGACATCAAGGCACCTGATGGTGTTGTCGCGAATGACGACAGTAGATCGCAGATTAATGCACGTGCATGCTGGACTGTGGCGACTTCGGTGAAACTTGCAGTCGCTGGGAAAGTGGACGCCTCCGAGCTGTCGAAATATATGCCGTCATTCTTGAAGCAGCTTCTGGGACAAGAAGAGCTGCACGTGCGCCTTGCAGCTCTTCTGATGGTTTATTCTACAGTATATCACATGCCGCAACTTGTTGCTGGGCTATTCAAAGACCCGATTACACCCGCCTTGTACGACATTTCAAGCTTGAAAAAGCAGCGCAAAGTCGATCTCGGCCCTTTCACGCATACGGTCGACGACGCACTACCTCTTCGTAAAGCTGCACTTAGCATCTTCGCTTCTAGCTTGGAGAAGCTGCCAGGTATCGTTGACGTTGCTGCATTTATGCCGGTTCTGGCAAAGGCCCTTGGAGATGCCGAAGATATTCAACTTCATGCTCATCAGATAGTAATTTCCATGTGTGCACGTCATCCAAAATATATCGTGCACGCTGTCGACACGTTTGTGGAGCCCCTGGAAAAGACCATGAATAAGAAAGCTGGCCAAAAGACAGGCACTGAACTTGAGCGATTGAATGACTGGATTAAGAGCTCCATCAGAGTTATGCTTGCGATAAGTAAGCTCGAAGGAGCTATGAGCTCGAGCAAGTTTGCCGATTTTGTGGAACGTATGAAGGGCAGCGCCAAGCATACACACACTATCGAAGCGCTGGAGAACGAAACTAAGGAGCTTTAG
- a CDS encoding predicted protein yields ILTVDTTDSKQQVYLYNCEGVTVIVKGKFKSLILDKCTSCSVIFDTIISSTETVNCKKVKFQVNGICPAFTIDKTVNILIWLSKESLSVTNFTTSLSSEMNVSFPDGEDVKELPIPEQFVHKLVDGVVTSDVSDLYH; encoded by the coding sequence ATTCTGACTGTAGATACCACGGATTCGAAGCAGCAAGTCTATCTATACAACTGCGAAGGAGTCACAGTCATTGTCAAGGGCAAATTTAAATCCTTGATTCTCGACAAGTGCACGTCGTGTTCGGTCATCTTTGATACAATTATTTCGTCCACGGAAACAGTGAATTGCAAAAAGGTGAAGTTTCAGGTCAATGGAATTTGTCCAGCTTTTACAATTGACAAGACGGTCAACATTTTGATCTGGCTGAGTAAGGAATCCTTGTCGGTCACCAACTTTACGACCAGTCTGAGTTCGGAAATGAACGTGAGTTTTCCCGATGGAGAAGACGTGAAAGAGCTTCCTATTCCGGAGCAATTTGTGCACAAGCTTGTGGACGGTGTTGTGACTAGCGATGTGTCTGATCTCTATCACTAG
- a CDS encoding predicted protein — protein MSSSSYHEHPHHNPDHFVVTTNASLPHAQSAEDDDDDVDAEEEEDISDGEDDSNHLHDDHQHTDSKNIVKKFPRMHVLLTPQYEPLLAALLENVENSGCAAMISSGANSPWQVAFDATFSGIAATFSSKPVGKNRCQKFRKKTVQIWEAMERAIRLGEKSETHPLYRLAMKQLATYRSLATPTATGKRGRPRKVDQESWLQQARHVAGLSACVPDMYGTATTSTTTAASVSTTTTPRMVDANRGVTSSTGKDVHFANLNNAMLDVWKSSLLRLETALAKNQAPVLPSPLHELHQIKSRTTNPEELELLEPHYQHALGNFLTQAATQAATSAHPAMLPSLLEGLDALRQQVPHDQATLTSIQYTYTNVLRTYLQLLHPSLPNAAATPMTAGTDAPLRKKKRSLPLVPLPADLAARHKDDEAERNDVALHDGNIQHQDMMLSEGEVSHHQNSQML, from the exons ATGAGTTCCTCATCCTACCATGAGCATCCTCACCACAATCCCGATCACTTTGTGGTAACGACTAACGCTTCTTTGCCACACGCGCAATCcgcggaagacgacgacgacgatgtcgacgcggaagaggaggaagataTTTCGGATGGCGAAGACGATTCCAACCATTTGCACGACGATCATCAACACACGGATTCCAAGAACATCGTCAAAAAGTTTCCGCGTATGCATGTGCTGCTGACCCCGCAATACGAACCG CTCTTGGCAGCCCTTTTGGAAAACGTCGAAAACTCCGGATGCGCAGCCATGATCTCTTCGGGTGCCAACTCACCCTGGCAAGTGGCCTTTGACGCAACCTTCTCGGGAATTGCCGCGACCTTCTCGTCCAAACCCGTCGGCAAGAACCGCTGCCAAAAGTTCCGTAAGAAAACGGTCCAAATTTGGGAAGCCATGGAAAGAGCTATTCGACTCGGTGAAAAATCGGAGACGCACCCCTTGTACCGGCTCGCCATGAAGCAGCTCGCGACCTACCGGAGTTTGGCGACGCCTACGGCGACCGGCAAACGGGGACGTCCGCGCAAAGTGGATCAGGAATCCTGGTTACAACAGGCCCGCCACGTTGCGGGCCTTTCGGCATGTGTACCGGATATGTATGGTACCGCGACGACGTCGACAACTACCGCCGCGTCCGTAAGCACAACCACAACACCGCGAATGGTCGATGCCAATCGTGGAGTTACCTCATCCACGGGAAAGGACGTGCACTTTGCCAATCTCAACAACGCAATGTTGGACGTTTGGAAATCGAGTCTGCTACGCCTAGAAACTGCCTTGGCGAAAAATCAAGCACCCGTCTTGCCGAGTCCCTTGCACGAACTGCACCAAATCAAGTCTCGCACGACGAATCCAGAAGAGCTCGAGTTGCTGGAACCACACTACCAGCATGCGCTTGGTAATTTTTTGACACAAGCGGCCACCCAAGCGGCGACCAGTGCGCATCCCGCCATGCTCCCGAGTCTACTCGAAGGATTGGATGCGTTGCGACAACAGGTCCCACACGATCAGGCTACCTTGACGTCGATTCAGTATACGTACACGAACGTGTTGCGCACGTACTTGCAGCTCCTTCATCCGAGTCTGCCGAACGCAGCCGCGACACCAATGACCGCCGGTACCGACGCTCCGCTGCGCAAAAAGAAGCGCTCACTTCCTTTGGTGCCGCTCCCTGCCGACCTCGCGGCTCGGCACAAGGATGACGAAGCCGAACGGAATGACGTGGCTCTCCACGACGGGAACATTCAACACCAGGACATGATGCTAAGCGAAGGAGAGGTTTCTCATCACCAAAATAGTCAAATGCTATAA
- a CDS encoding predicted protein encodes IHVPESQLEFSFIRSGGAGGQNVNKVNTCVQIKLYLPGMTWVPTEVRQRLEQQQRHRVSKEQYLVMQVSEHRTQSANRKTAVDKLRNMIRQAWERPKERSIRTGISVKTKEQRKDFKRKRSLVKQGRRPVDF; translated from the coding sequence ATTCACGTTCCCGAAAGTCAACTCGAATTCTCCTTCATCCGTAGTGGCGGAGCCGGCGGACAAAACGTCAACAAGGTCAACACGTGCGTGCAAATCAAATTGTATTTGCCCGGTATGACCTGGGTTCCCACCGAAGTGCGTCAACGCCTcgaacaacaacagcgtCATCGGGTCAGTAAGGAACAGTACCTCGTCATGCAAGTGTCGGAACACCGCACACAATCCGCCAATCGCAAGACAGCCGTCGACAAATTGCGCAACATGATTCGACAAGCGTGGGAACGACCCAAAGAACGGAGCATCCGCACCGGAATATCCGTCAAGACCAAGGAACAACGCAAAGATTTCAAGCGGAAACGCAGTCTCGTCAAACAAGGACGGAGACCGGTGGACTTCTGA
- a CDS encoding predicted protein, producing the protein PHLHLATFAGGCFWGLELAYQRVPGVEYTAVGYAQGPETNPTYNQVCAGSTGHTEAVMVYYNPDECRYEDLLDTFFERVDPTTVNGQGGDRGKQYRTGVYFHTPEQEQVAQARFAAEQPKYNRPMASELKAAAPFWPAEKYHQQYLEKGGRFNQPQNANKGATDTIRCYG; encoded by the coding sequence CCGCACTTGCACTTGGCCACCTTTGCCGGGGGGTGTTTCTGGGGATTGGAACTGGCCTACCAGCGGGTCCCGGGCGTCGAGTATACCGCCGTGGGGTACGCGCAGGGTCCGGAAACAAACCCTACCTACAATCAAGTCTGCGCGGGGTCCACCGGACACACCGAAGCCGTCATGGTCTACTACAATCCCGACGAATGCCGTTACGAAGATTTGCTGGATACGTTTTTTGAAAGAGTCGACCCGACCACCGTCAACGGGCAAGGTGGGGATCGTGGGAAGCAATACCGGACTGGGGTATACTTTCACACGCCCGAGCAGGAACAAGTCGCCCAGGCACGATTCGCTGCGGAACAACCCAAGTACAACCGACCCATGGCGTCGGAACTCAAGGCTGCCGCGCCCTTTTGGCCGGCCGAAAAGTACCACCAGCAGTATTTGGAAAAGGGTGGACGATTCAACCAACCCCAGAACGCCAACAAAGGCGCCACCGACACTATTCGGTGCTACGGATAA